A portion of the Raphanus sativus cultivar WK10039 unplaced genomic scaffold, ASM80110v3 Scaffold0841, whole genome shotgun sequence genome contains these proteins:
- the LOC130503166 gene encoding B3 domain-containing protein REM7-like, whose protein sequence is MAQPQELHFFQPLLPGFQTYLTIPIVFFSKHIQGKTNGNTWTLTSDATDQTWQVIQEERRLTRGWKEFAEAHDLRIGDIVIFKLEGSMVFHVTPFGPSCCDIQYTSMLVVT, encoded by the exons ATGGCGCAACCGCAAGAACTTCATTTCTTCCAACCTTTGCTTCCTGGATTCCAGACTTACTTG ACAATACCCATTGTATTTTTCTCCAAGCACATCCAAGGGAAGACGAATGGGAACACATGGACACTAACATCCGACGCTACGGATCAAACATGGCAAGTGATACAAGAAGAGAGGCGACTCACCCGAGGTTGGAAGGAGTTCGCTGAGGCACATGACCTTCGAATAGGAGACATTGTCATCTTCAAACTCGAAGGTTCCATGGTCTTTCACGTCACTCCCTTTGGTCCGAGCTGCTGTGACATCCAGTACACATCTATGTTGGTTGTGACTTGA